DNA sequence from the Arthrobacter sp. V1I9 genome:
AGGAGAATCTCACGGACGGCAGCCTCGATTCGGGGCCGGTCCACCTTGAGGTGTTTGGAGTGGTGGGCGCCGTCCTCCGCCGGGTGTCCGGCGGAGGCGGGTACGTCGTCATCGTCGAAGTGGGTCACGTAAGAAGCTTAGCCGCGAAGGGTGTCAGGCCCCGAGTCGGGGATCCCTCCCTGGAACGGGGCGTCTTCCGGAACTCCCTGCGGATGCGGCGGCTGGGCGTCCAGCGGCTCATCCAGCCGTGCCTGCTTGGCTTCCTCCTGGGCCTCGCGCTCCGCCTTTTCCAGGCGGGATTCCACGGGGCCGGCCTTTTGGACCGGACGGGTTTCCTTGGAGAGCCACACCTCGCGGAAGTCGCGCTTGCGGATGTCGCGGAAGATGTCGGCGATCTCGATCTGGTTCAGCGTTTCGCGTTCCAGCAGCTCGAGGGCCAGCCGGTCAAGGACTTCCCGGTTCTCGGTGAGGATGGCGTAAGCCTCGTCATGGGCCTGGTCAATCAGCCGGCGAACTTCTTCATCCACCACGTAGGCGATCTGGTCCGAGTAGTTGCGCTCGTGCCCGGCGTCGCGGCCCAGGAACGGCTCGCCGCCGCCCTGGCCCAGCCGGACCGCTCCGACGCGTTCGCTCATGCCGTATTCGGTAACCATCTTGCGGGCGGTGCCGGTGGCTTTCTCAATGTCGTTGGAGGCGCCGGTGGATGGATCGTGGAAGACGATTTCCTCGGCGACGCGGCCGCCCATGGCATAGGCCATCTGGTCCAGCAGCTCGTTGCGGGTCACGGAGTACTTGTCGTTTTCCGGGACCACCATGGTGTAGCCGAGTGCCCGGCCGCGGGGAAGGATGGTGATCTTGGTGACGGGGGCGGAGTTCCGGAGCGCGGCCGCAACGAGGGCGTGGCCGCCTTCGTGGTACGCGGTGATCTTGCGCTCGTGTTCCTTCATCACGCGGCTGCGCTTCTGCGGGCCGGCCATCACGCGGTCGATTGCCTCGTCCAGGGCACGGTCATCGATCAGGTTCGCGTTGGAACGGGCGGTAAGGAGGGCGGCCTCGTTAAGGACGTTCGCCAGGTCGGCGCCGGTGTAACCGGGGGTCTTCTTGGCGACGGCTTTGAGGTCCACGCCGGGCGCCATGGGCTTGCCCTTGGCATGGACCTGCAGGATCTGGTCGCGGCCGATCAGGTCCGGCGCGTCAACACCGATCTGCCGGTCGAAGCGGCCCGGGCGCAGCAGCGCGGGGTCCAGCACGTCCGGACGGTTGGTGGCGGCGATCAGGATGACGTTGGTCTTGACGTCGAAGCCGTCCATCTCCACCAGCAGCTGGTTGAGGGTCTGCTCGCGTTCATCGTTGCCGCCGCCGATGCCGGCACCGCGGTGGCGGCCGACGGCGTCGATTTCGTCCACGAAGATGATGGCCGGCGAGTTTGCCTTGGCCTGTTCGAAGAGGTCGCGGACACGCGAAGCGCCCACGCCGACGAACATTTCCACGAAGTCCGAGCCGGAAATGGAGAAGAAGGGAACGCCTGCCTCGCCTGCGACGGCACGGGCCAGAAGGGTCTTACCGGTGCCTGGCGGGCCGTAGAGCAGCACGCCCTTGGGAATCTTGGCGCCAACGGCCTGGAACTTGGCGGGTTCCTGCAGAAACTCCTTGATTTCCTGCAGTTCCTCCACGGCCTCATCGGAACCGGCAACATCAGCGAATGTCACCTGCGGCATGTCCTTGCTGACCATCTTGGCCTTGGACTTGCCGAACTGCATGATCTTGGAGCCGCCGCCCTGCATGCGGGTCATGAGGAACCAGAAGAGTGCACCCAGGAGGATAACCGGGATCAGGAGGGAGAGCAGGCCGGAGAACCAGTTGCTTTCGATCGGCTGGTCGGTGTAGCCGCCGGTGGGAGCGGAAGCGGTGACGGCCCGGACAACGTCCTGGGCACGTGCGTCAACAAAGAAGAACTGGACGCTCTTGCCCTTGTCCTGCCCGTCCTGCTGGTAGTTTTCCTTCAGCACCAGGTCAACGCGGTTTTCACCATCGAAGATCTTTGCCTGCTCAACGTTGTCGCCGGCGAGCAGTTCGAGGCCCTTGTCAGTGTCAATCCGTGCGGCACCGCCGGGAGCCAGCGTTGCAAAGGCCACCAGGAGCATGCCGATCACGACAACGATCCAGATGCCCGGGCCCTTGAAGAAGTTCTTAGCTTTCATCTGTTCGGGGGCTGGCCCCGTCCCTCCTGGTAGTGCTGCACGGCGAGTAGTCTGCGCGCGTGATGGTGCTGCGTCAGCTTCTAGCTATACACCGTCCGGAGTAGATCACGCATGGTGCGGGGCAAAAGTTCCCTCTGGGCGTAGTGGCCGCCGCCGCCCGGGCCGGGGCCTGCGCTGGGCTTAGATCCGCGGCCTGGCCACGGAGCCGCGAGGTACCAGCGGACAGTTAAGCAGGACCGGTTCCGCGACCGACCGGCCATGCCCAGGCGTTCCTTCCACCATGTCGATCAGCCGTTCCGCGGCCCAGACGCCCATCTCATAGTGGGGCAGCGCAACGGTGGTCAGCCCGGGGTGCAGGTTGTCGGCGATCAGTTCCTGGTCGCCGAAGCCAACGACGGAAAGGTCGTTCGGAATTGCCACGCCCAGCTCCGCGGCGGCGCGGTAGGCCCCCATTGCCATGCTGTCGTTAAAGCAGAACAGGGCCGACGGCGGGTTGCCGGCTTCGATAAACCTGCGCGCGGCCTTGTAGCCTCCCTTTGCATCGGAGGAAGCTGCCTCCACAGGCGCTGCACCGGCGTCGAGCCCGGCGCTGGTGAGGATCCCCCGGAAGCCACGGAGCCGCTCACGGGCGGAAGGCACGTCCGCTGCGTTGTTGATGAAACCGATGCGGGTGTGCCCGGCGGCCAGCAGGGTTTCGACGGCGGTGCGGGCGCCGGCGTACTCGTCCGGGACCACCGAGGGGAAACCACCGCTGACGGCATCAATGAGGACAGCCGGCACCTGGCCCAGGTTGGCCGGGGCATCCACGGCCCGGCGGTCCATGGTGGCGTAAAGGATGCCCTCCACCTGCCGCTCGAGCAGCGCCTCCACGTCCGCCTTGCGTGAGTCCGGGCTTGCCGTTCCGGACGTGTTGATGACCATCAGGGTGTAGCCGCGTGCCCGGGCAGCATCATCAGCACCGAGGATGATCCGCCCTGCGTGCGGCGTCGTGGCAATATCCTCGCTGACCAGCCCGAGCATCCCGGTGCGCCTGCTGCGGAGGGCCTGCGCCAGGCGGTTCGGTCCGTAGCCCAGTTGCCCGGCGGCGGACCGCACCTTGTCCCGCGTTTCGGTGCTTATCCGCGCGGAGGCAACATCGTTCAGGACGTGGGAGACGGTGGTGACGGACACCCCGGCGGCGAGGGCCACGTCCTTAATCCCGACGTTTTTGCGCAAGGTGCGTGGGGCGCAGCCTACTCGTAGACGTGCGGCGCGAGGGTTCCCACGAAGTCGAGGTTGCGGTACTTTTCGGCGTAGTCCAGGCCGTAGCCCACCACGAATTCGTTGGGGATGTCGTAGCCGACGTACTTGACGTCAATTTCCACCTTCGCGGCGGTGGGCTTGCGGAAGGCCGTGCAGATCTCAACCGAGGCGGTGCCGCGCGATTCCAGGTTGGTCTTCAGCCAGGACAGCGTGAGGCCGGAATCGATGATGTCCTCGACGATCAGCACATCCTTGCCCATGAGGTCCGTGTCCAGGTCCTTCAGGATCCGGACAACGCCGGAGGACTGGGTGCCGGAGCCGTAGGAGGAAACGGCCATCCAGTCCATGGAGATGTGGCTGTGGAGTGCACGTGCGAGGTCAGCCATGACCATAACAGCGCCCTTGAGGACTCCCACGATGAGGATTTCACGGCCCTCGTAGTCCTTGTCGATCTGCGCAGCGAGCTCGGTGATCCGCTGCTGGATCTGCTCCTTGGTGTAGAGAACGTGCTTGAGGTCTGCCTGGACGTCGTTTGAATCCACCAATGGCTCCTGTGTAGATGCGGGGTGCGACTATTTTGCGGGCGGTTTTTGAGGCCGGAATACTAGCTTCCCACAGCGCGCGCCTCCGCGGGGACCGGGTGTGCTGTGATCCGGAGCGGCAGGGCGGTCCGCGGCCGGGACATCTTCCAGCTGTGCGAGCGACAACCGGAACACGCCCACTCCCCCGGGCAGCTCAACCGGGCCCGCCGAGCCGTGCCGCCGCAGCAGCGCTTCCGCGGCCAAAAGGCGCTGGTAGCTGGGCTGCTGCCCGCCGACGTCGGCCGCCGCCTTGGCGATCACACGGAACCTGATGGCGGGGGCCAGGGCGCGCAACGCGTCCTCCGGAAGGCTCAATTCCCGGCCGTCCCGCTCCACCAACGACGTGAAGGTGGCTTCAGCCACATCCTCCAGGTAGTCGGCGTCCAACTGCAGGATGGAGGCGGTGCGGGCCAAGGATTCCGCGACGCCGGGGCCCAACTTCTCCTCGAGGTGCGGCAGCACTTCCACCCGCGTGCGTGAGCGGGCGAACGCGGGGTCCGAATTGCTGGGATCATGCCATGGTCGCAGTTCCTCGACAGCACAGATCTCCTCGGTGTCCGCCCGGCGAAGTCCCAGGAACGGCCGCAGCAGCAAGCCGCGCGCAGGCCTCATCCCGGCCAGCGAACGGGTACCCGAACCACGGGCAAGGCCCAGCAGCACCTGCTCGGCCTGGTCGTCCAGGGTGTGGCCCAGCAGGATGGCGTCCGCTCCCTGGTCTACTGCGGCCGCTTCAAGCGCTGCGTGCCGGGCTTCCCGGGCCGCGGCTTCCGGGCCCAGGCCGGCGCCAGCGACCGTGACGGTCCGGACTTCCACTGGGGCAAGGCCCAGTTCCTGCAGGACCTGCGCAGTTTCCGCCGCCACCTGGGCCGAAACCTCCTGCAGCTGGTGGTCCACCACCACCGCGCCCACTGTGATGGGGTGGCCCTCAAGGTGCCCGCGGCGGGCGAAGTAGGCTGCCACGGAGGCCAGAGCGAGGGAGTCCGGGCCGCCGCTGCACGCCACGAGGACGTGCTGCGGGTAACCGGCCTCGGCCAGAGCGCCCTGAAGCATTTTGCGCGCAGTACCGACGACGGGCGCCAGTCTTCCGGGCCGCCGACGGCCGGTGGGGTGGGTGGGCTGGCCGGGGCAGGGAATGGTGTTAATCAGAGTCCCATCCGCTCAAGCCACAGCTTGGCGTCATGGATTTCCGGTTCCGTGGGGAGGTGGTCCACCGACTCCCAGACCCTGTTGAAGCCTTCCATTCCCGCGACGTCCACCACGGCACGGACGAAACGGGCGCCGTCGGAGTACTGGCGCATTTTCGCGTCCAGGCCCAGCAGGCTGCGGATGAATTTTTCCACCACGCCGCGGTCCTTGCCGCGGTCGTTGAAGCGCTGCCGGATGGTTTTCACGGACGGCACGATGCTGGCGTCGACGGCGTCCATCACCACGTTAGCGTGGCCTTCCAGAAGGCTCATCACGGCAGTCAGGTGCGAGATGGCAGCCTTTTCCTCCGGGTCCTGCAGGAGATCCAGGATCGCACCGCGGCCCGGCGTATTTCCGTTGCCGGTGCGGTCCTTCAGTGAGCGGGCAGCGGCGGTGGCCCGCTCCATCAGCGTGTCAACGTTGCCCAACAGGTGCTCGCTGAGTTCGTCAATCTGTTCGAGCATGTGGTGCCGCAGCCAGGGTGCGGCAGCGAACTGGACCCGGTGTGTCTGTTCGTGAAGGCAGACCCACAGGCGGAAATCCTCGGGGGTGACGTTCAATTCACGCTCCACGGCCACGATGTTGGGCGCGACCAGGAGCAGCCGGCCACCCGACGGCGCCGTGGAACCTTCGGCGAGCGCGGCAAAGGGATCGTACTGGCCAAGGACCTTGCTTGACAGGAAGGCCAGGACCGCGCCCAGCTGGCTGCCGGTGATGGCGCCGCTGACACTCGCGGCAGCGGGACTCAGCGTGCCGCGCCGGTTTTCGAGCATCTTTGCCATGGCGGGTTTCAGCATCACTGCAAAGCTTTGGGTATTGGCTTTCGCCCACGAGGCGCGGTCCACCACCAGCACCGTCGAGTCGCGGAGGTCCCGCGCCGCTTCCAGCCCCGTGATTTCGTGGACATGCTCAACCGAGGCGTCGGCGAGCCGGCGCAGGCTTTCCACGGCATCTCCGATGGCGGCATTGTTCATCACCGGACCGGCAGGAGCCAGCCGCGCCGCGGTGGAGGCGGCAAGGTCCCAATTGATCAGGGCCGAGGCCTGGCTGGACAACGTTTGGGCTGACGACTCACCTGCAGTGGACTCCATAGTTCCCATCAGAACACAGCAGGCCGGGGATAGTCCTTAAGTTCGCTGACCGGCGAACCTCCGCAGCCCCGATTCACAGGGGCCAGCTGAACCCTTAGGAACGGCCCGGAACCGCATGAACGGTGCCGGCCGGAACCGTTCATGCGGGGCAGAGCCGCTCTCAAGCGCCTGCCAGGGAACTTTACCGGCAGCCGCAGGCCGCGAGCGCCGTCGCGGCGCGGTCCAACGCCACTCTGTTGCCCGCGGCGCCCGGCGTGAGCCCGTTGCCGATGAAGGAGAAAACCAAAAGGCGGCCGTCGGCGTCAACCACAAAGCCGCTGAGTGCAAGCACCGAATTCAGGGTTCCGGTCTTGGCGCGGACCAACCCTGCGCCCCTGGCTGTTGAGTCATCGCCGAAGCGCTGATCCAGGGTTCCGGTAAGGCCAGCGACCGGAAAACCGTCAAGCGCCGCGCGGAGCCTGGCGTCCGTGCCGGTGGTCATTGCCCGTACCACTTCGGCGATCTGCCGGGCTGAAACCTGGTTGCCCATGGCCAGGCCGCACACGTCGACCAGTTTCACGGTGCCTGCGGGGATTCCGGCATGGGCGAGCTGCGCGCGGACGGCAGCCGTGGCGCCGTCGTTACTGCCCGGCTGGCCTGCCGCGATTGATGCCATCCGGCCAAGGACTTCCGCGAGGTAGTTGTCCGATTCCTGCAGCATGTGGTCCACCTGCTCCGCCACCGTGGCCGACTGCACTTCGGCCAGGACTGCCGGCTCCCCTGCAGCATCTTCCGCTGGCTCACCCGCCGGTTGCCCCGGCCGCGGGGAACGTTCGACGGCGGCTGCGACGGTCAGTCCCGCGGCCGCGCCTGCCGTCCGCAACCGGGCCGCGAATTCCTCGGCCACTGTGATTGCGGAGTCCTTCGGGCGCGGGCCGGTGGTGACGGCAGGATCGTAGCGGGCCGAGTTCAATGCCAGGGGAAACAGCGGCGCCACTTCCCCGGCAGCCACATCCCCCTCCTGCCATGCGGGGTTGAGTGCCGGACCGGTAAACAGGGAGTCATCCACAAGGACCTGGATCCCGCCCGCAGTTCCCGCGGACTTCAGTGCCTCGACAGTCGCGGCAGCCAGGGTAGCCAAGCCGGCACGTCCCATGACCTGGTCCGCCTTGGAGTCCCCCGACGTAAGGAGAACATCGCCGCCGCCCACCAACACGACCTGCCCGGCGGCGGAACCTGCAACCACGGAGGTGGTAAAGCGGTGATCGGGGCCAAGGGAGCGCAGGGCAGCCACCGCGGTCAGCAGCTTCAGGTTGGAGGCCGGCACCCTGTTCTCGGAACCGCCGCGGTCAAAGAGAACCTGCCCGGTGAGCGCATCCTGCACCAGCCCCGTAAACGATCCGCCGCCGTCGGCCTTCAACAGAGGCTCCAACTTCGCTGTCACGCTGGACGCCCGCGGGACGGCGGCTCTGTCATCCAGCGGGGCAAGTCCTTGCCCGGGCGCCAACGTGGTTGGAGCCTGCTGCCATGCCGGTACCGGCGGAGGGGGCGCAGGGGGCTCGGGCCCCAGGAAACCCGGGGCCACCAGCAGGGATGCGGGGACCAGTAGGACCACCAGGAGGGCCGTCAGCAAAAACGCTGGCCAGGACCGCCGCAGGCCGGTGACGCCGGCGCGGACACGGTGGCGGACATGGTCCAGCCCAGGTTCCGGGGCAGTTGGTTTGGTCATGCTGGTGCTGGTCCTCAAGTCCTGAAATATCCCCACAAGTTCCTGATTCCAGGGCCTCTCGCTATATCCTCAATAATAGTCGGCGGCACGGACACTCCTTTTTGGTGAGCCGTCAGGTGTGCCGCGAACCCCCTGCAATTGCCGAGGAGCATTCCATGAAGCATGACGTGACCATCGAGATCCCCAAGGGATCACGCGTCAAGTACGAAGTTGACCACGAGACCGGCCGCGTCCGCCTGGACCGCGTCCTCTTCACCTCCATGCAGTACCCCACGCACTACGGGTTTTTCGAAAACACCTTGGGCGAGGACGGCGACCCGCTGGACGCACTGGTGCTCCTGCAGGACTTCGACCTGCACCCGGGCGTTATTGTTGAGTCCCGCCCCATCGGCGTGTTCAACATGACCGACGACGGCGGCGGAGACGCCAAGGTCCTGTGCGTCCCGGTCGACGCCCGTTTCGACCACATCCAGGAAGTCAGCGACGTCAGCGACTTCCTGATCAAGGAAATCGAGCACTTCTTCACCCGCTACAAGGACCTGGAGCCGGGCAAGTGGGTCAAGGCCGAGGGTTGGGGCGACCGCGCCGCCGCCGAAGCCGAGCTGGAAGCCTCCATCAAGCGTTACGTCCCCACGGGCCACTGACCCCCGGGTGGCTGAGCGCATCTCAACCACTGAAGCAGTTCGACGGCGGGTGCCCGGTTCGCGAGAGCCGGGCACCCGCCGTCGTCGTCTGTCAGGACCTCCCAGCCGGATATGAAACTCTTGGTGCGTGAACTCCGCACCAACTTTTACCCCGCCCTGCGGCCCCGTCACCGGATGGCGGGACGGCGATGTCGTCCGGGCCACCGGCATCCCTTACGCCACCGCCGGGCGTTTCCAAGCCCCCAGCCCTGCGCCGGACAGGACTGAGCCGTTTGCCGCAACCTCCCTGGCTCCCGCCTGTCCCCAGGGGCCGGTGCCGTTCCTCGACGACGTTTTGGGCACCCGCTACGGTGAACTTCCAGGCAGCGAGGACTGCCAGAACCTCTCCGTCACGATGCCGGCGGACCTCGCCATGAACGAACGCCTGCCCGTGATGGTTTGGATCCACGGCGGTTCCTACACCACGGGTTCCGGCGACCTCGCCATCTTCGACCCCGCGGTACTGGTGGCCGAGAACCGCGTGGTGGTGGTTTCCGTGACCTACCGGCTGGGGCTGTTCGGCTTCCTGGCCACTCGCTCGGGCCGCCCAGGCAACCTTGGCCTGCTGGACCAGCTCGAGGCGTTCCGCTGGGTACAGCGGAACATTGCCGCGTTCGGCGGCGATCCCGGCCGGGTGACCGCCTTCGGCCAGTCCGCCGGCGGCGACGCCATCGCCCATCTCATGGCCACTCCGGAAGCACCGTCGCTGTTCCAGCGGGCCATTATCCAGAGCGCACCTTTGGGCATCTCGCGCGGGCGCGCCAAAATGAACCACGCAATGGGCATCGCTGCCGAAGCGGTCTCCGAGGAAACTCCCGCGATGGAAGTGGTGGAACGCGAGGACCACGTGGCGCAGGTGGCCCGGAAATTCGGAATGCTCGCCGCCATGCCTTTCGGGACCCAATACGGGCACGAGCCGCTGCCGGAAGAACAGGATACTGAACCCGCATGGAATCGTTCCGCCCCCGGCATTGAAGTGCTGATCGGACATACGTCGGAGGAGGCTCGGCTGTTCCTGCCGCGCAGCCCGTACCTCAGCCGGCTTGCCCGGATTCCCCTGGCAGGAACCGCCGCCATCCGCACCATCGACTGGGTGGTGACCGAAACCGTCTACGGCAGGGCTGCCCGTAAATTCGCCCGGCGGCATGCCCAAGCAGGCGGAAGGGCCCATAGCTACGTCCTGCACTGGCACGCGCCCGGCAACATCTTCGGTGCCGCCCACACCATCGACCTGCCACTCCTTTTTGGCAACCGGAGCACGTGGGACGGCGTGGGTCTGATTGCAGGAGCCAGCTGGGAGGACGTGAACGCGGTGGGGCGGGAACTGCGGAGCCTATGGGCCGCCTTTGCGCGGGGTGACGACCTTAGCGGACAGGACGGGATCCCGGGTGCCCTGAAGCTCACATCAGAGCAACTTCGGCCGCGTCAGCGGCCCCGTTTACTGGCGACCGTGTTGCGGATGGCTTCCACCAGGATGTCCTGGCGCTGGAAGTAGGCGTTGTGCCCGGCGTCTTCCACCACCAGGAGGTGGGCTCCGGGGACCGTGGCGGCAACGTGTTCAGCCCCGCGGCGGATGCGTGGCCTTTCCTGGTCCCCGATCAAAACCGTCAGCGGGCTGGTTACTGACTCCAGTCCCTTCTGGAACCAGTCGACGTCCTGCGGCTCGGCGCTCAGGAATTCTCCTTGGCTTTGCTCGAGGCTGCGCGGGTAGCGGGCGGCTTCGATGGCAGTGGCGGTTGAACGGATCCGGATGTAGCGGGCGTAGTCGCGCGGGTTCTCCGCGATCCAGCGGTCAGTGAACGAGTTTCCGACGCCCAACCAGATCCGTTCGTCGGAGTCGAGGGAGCTGAACACCTCAAACTTCTCCGGCTGCCCAGGCTGGCCGGGAGGCGGCACCACCAGCGGCCAGCCCATGCCGCACACCACCAGGGCGGCGGCACCGCCGGGATGCCGGACGGCCCAGCGAAGCGCAGTCATGCCGCCCATGGACTGCCCCACAATCACCGGGTTCTCCAGGCCGAGGGAGTTGAGAAAGTGCTCCAGCTCTGCAGCCCGGTCAACCAACGGTCCGTTTCGCGGCGAGTTGGAGGACCAGCCGTGATCGTAGGTGTCGTACGTCAGTACCCGGAAGTCCTGCTCCAGCTCAGCGGCGATTGGTTCCCAGCAGCCGACGCCGATGCGTGGCCGTGCAGCAACACCACCGGCCGACCGCGGCCGGAGTCCGTGTAGTGGATGTCGTTGCCGAGCACATCAAGCCATGGCATGGGTCAGCCGCCCAGCTTCCAGTTCCGGATCTCTTCCGGATCCTCTCCGTGGGTGCGGGTGTGCTCGCGGGCGCGGATCCTGCTGTCCTGAAGTTCCTGCCGCAGCATCGAGTGCTTCTCCGCCAGGCCCGGCACGCGGTCGATGGCGTCGATGGCCAGCTGGAATCTGTCGATGCCGTTCAGCATGGCCATGTCGAAGGGCGTGGTGGTGGTGCCCTCTTCCTTGTAGCCGCGCACGTGCAGGCCCTCCTGGTTGCTGCGGCGGTAGGCCAGCCGGTGAATGAGCGCGGGGTAGCCGTGGTACGCGAAAATTATGGGCTTGTCCGCGGTGAAGATACCGTCAAAGTCACGGGTCGGAAGCCCGTGCGGGTGCTCCCCCTCGTCCTGCAGCCGCATCAGGTCAACCACGTTCACCACGCGGACCTTCAGCCCCGGCGCGCCTGCCTTGAGCAGCTCGGCTGCGGCCACCGTCTCCACCGTGGGCACGTCGCCGGCGCAGGCCAGGACGACGTCGGGCTCCTCCCCGGGGACTTCGGACCCCGCGAACTCCCAGATGCCCAGCCCGCGCTGGCAGTGGGTGGCGGCGTCAGCGGGCCCGAGCCATGTGGGGGACGGTTGCTTCCCGCTGACCACAATGTTCACGTAGTCCGTTGACGCGAGGCAGTGCTCCATCACGGACAGCAGTGTGTTCGTATCCGGCGGCAGGTACACCCGGATGACCTCGGCCTTCTTGTTCACCGCGTGATCGATGAACCCCGGGTCCTGGTGTGAAAAACCGTTGTGGTCCTGCTGCCACACATGCGAGGACAGCAAGTAGTTCAGCGAGGCCACGGGCTGGCGCCATGGCAGCTTGCGGTGCACCTTCAGCCACTTGGCATGCTGGTTGAACATCGAGTCAACGATGTGAATGAAGGCCTCGTAGCAGCTGAAGACACCGTGCCTGCCGGTCAGGAGGTAGCCCTCGAGCCAGCCCTGGCACAGGTGTTCGCTCAGCACCTCCATCACCCTGCCGGAACGCGCAAGGTGCTCATCGACGTCGTCAATCCGGTACTGCCACACCTTGTCCGTGACCTCGTAGACGTTCTGGAGCCGGTTCGACGCCGTCTCGTCCGGGCCAAACAGCCGGAACGTTTCCATGTTCAGCCCAATGACGTCCCGCATCCAGGAGCCAAGCGTGATCATGGGGCTGACCCGCTCGGTCCCTGCGCGGGCGACCTCGACGGCGTGGTCCCGGTAGTCGGGCAGCTTCAGCGCGCGCCGCAGCAGGCCGCCGTTGGCATGCGGCGTGGCGCTCATCCGGAAATCACCCGTGGGCGCACCCTCAGCAACGTCGGGCCGGAGCCGGCCGTCGCCGTCGAACAGTTCTTCCGGGCGGTAGGACTGCAGCCACTCCTCGAGCAGCCGCAGGTGGTCTTCGTTGGTGTGGACCTCGGACAGCGGCACCTGGTGGCTGCGCCGTCCCCTCAACCTGCAGCCCGTCCACCTCGCGGGGTCCTGTCCAGCCCTTTGGCGAGCGCAGCACGATCATCGGCCATCGGGGCGCTTCGTTCGCATCCTCGTCCGACCCGGCCGGGGGCGTCCGCCGGGAATCCTGGATGGCGCGGATGCCCGCCATGCAGTTTTCCAGCGCCTCGGCGAAGTCCCGGTGCGCCTGCTCGGTGCTGTCCGGGTCCTTCACGGTGACGAAGTAGGGCTCGTGGCCGTAACCGCGCAGGAGTTGTTCCAGCTGCGCTTCGG
Encoded proteins:
- the ftsH gene encoding ATP-dependent zinc metalloprotease FtsH, with the translated sequence MKAKNFFKGPGIWIVVVIGMLLVAFATLAPGGAARIDTDKGLELLAGDNVEQAKIFDGENRVDLVLKENYQQDGQDKGKSVQFFFVDARAQDVVRAVTASAPTGGYTDQPIESNWFSGLLSLLIPVILLGALFWFLMTRMQGGGSKIMQFGKSKAKMVSKDMPQVTFADVAGSDEAVEELQEIKEFLQEPAKFQAVGAKIPKGVLLYGPPGTGKTLLARAVAGEAGVPFFSISGSDFVEMFVGVGASRVRDLFEQAKANSPAIIFVDEIDAVGRHRGAGIGGGNDEREQTLNQLLVEMDGFDVKTNVILIAATNRPDVLDPALLRPGRFDRQIGVDAPDLIGRDQILQVHAKGKPMAPGVDLKAVAKKTPGYTGADLANVLNEAALLTARSNANLIDDRALDEAIDRVMAGPQKRSRVMKEHERKITAYHEGGHALVAAALRNSAPVTKITILPRGRALGYTMVVPENDKYSVTRNELLDQMAYAMGGRVAEEIVFHDPSTGASNDIEKATGTARKMVTEYGMSERVGAVRLGQGGGEPFLGRDAGHERNYSDQIAYVVDEEVRRLIDQAHDEAYAILTENREVLDRLALELLERETLNQIEIADIFRDIRKRDFREVWLSKETRPVQKAGPVESRLEKAEREAQEEAKQARLDEPLDAQPPHPQGVPEDAPFQGGIPDSGPDTLRG
- a CDS encoding LacI family DNA-binding transcriptional regulator, which gives rise to MRKNVGIKDVALAAGVSVTTVSHVLNDVASARISTETRDKVRSAAGQLGYGPNRLAQALRSRRTGMLGLVSEDIATTPHAGRIILGADDAARARGYTLMVINTSGTASPDSRKADVEALLERQVEGILYATMDRRAVDAPANLGQVPAVLIDAVSGGFPSVVPDEYAGARTAVETLLAAGHTRIGFINNAADVPSARERLRGFRGILTSAGLDAGAAPVEAASSDAKGGYKAARRFIEAGNPPSALFCFNDSMAMGAYRAAAELGVAIPNDLSVVGFGDQELIADNLHPGLTTVALPHYEMGVWAAERLIDMVEGTPGHGRSVAEPVLLNCPLVPRGSVARPRI
- the hpt gene encoding hypoxanthine phosphoribosyltransferase, which gives rise to MDSNDVQADLKHVLYTKEQIQQRITELAAQIDKDYEGREILIVGVLKGAVMVMADLARALHSHISMDWMAVSSYGSGTQSSGVVRILKDLDTDLMGKDVLIVEDIIDSGLTLSWLKTNLESRGTASVEICTAFRKPTAAKVEIDVKYVGYDIPNEFVVGYGLDYAEKYRNLDFVGTLAPHVYE
- the tilS gene encoding tRNA lysidine(34) synthetase TilS; translated protein: MLQGALAEAGYPQHVLVACSGGPDSLALASVAAYFARRGHLEGHPITVGAVVVDHQLQEVSAQVAAETAQVLQELGLAPVEVRTVTVAGAGLGPEAAAREARHAALEAAAVDQGADAILLGHTLDDQAEQVLLGLARGSGTRSLAGMRPARGLLLRPFLGLRRADTEEICAVEELRPWHDPSNSDPAFARSRTRVEVLPHLEEKLGPGVAESLARTASILQLDADYLEDVAEATFTSLVERDGRELSLPEDALRALAPAIRFRVIAKAAADVGGQQPSYQRLLAAEALLRRHGSAGPVELPGGVGVFRLSLAQLEDVPAADRPAAPDHSTPGPRGGARCGKLVFRPQKPPAK
- a CDS encoding zinc-dependent metalloprotease, whose product is MESTAGESSAQTLSSQASALINWDLAASTAARLAPAGPVMNNAAIGDAVESLRRLADASVEHVHEITGLEAARDLRDSTVLVVDRASWAKANTQSFAVMLKPAMAKMLENRRGTLSPAAASVSGAITGSQLGAVLAFLSSKVLGQYDPFAALAEGSTAPSGGRLLLVAPNIVAVERELNVTPEDFRLWVCLHEQTHRVQFAAAPWLRHHMLEQIDELSEHLLGNVDTLMERATAAARSLKDRTGNGNTPGRGAILDLLQDPEEKAAISHLTAVMSLLEGHANVVMDAVDASIVPSVKTIRQRFNDRGKDRGVVEKFIRSLLGLDAKMRQYSDGARFVRAVVDVAGMEGFNRVWESVDHLPTEPEIHDAKLWLERMGL
- the dacB gene encoding D-alanyl-D-alanine carboxypeptidase/D-alanyl-D-alanine-endopeptidase, whose protein sequence is MTKPTAPEPGLDHVRHRVRAGVTGLRRSWPAFLLTALLVVLLVPASLLVAPGFLGPEPPAPPPPVPAWQQAPTTLAPGQGLAPLDDRAAVPRASSVTAKLEPLLKADGGGSFTGLVQDALTGQVLFDRGGSENRVPASNLKLLTAVAALRSLGPDHRFTTSVVAGSAAGQVVLVGGGDVLLTSGDSKADQVMGRAGLATLAAATVEALKSAGTAGGIQVLVDDSLFTGPALNPAWQEGDVAAGEVAPLFPLALNSARYDPAVTTGPRPKDSAITVAEEFAARLRTAGAAAGLTVAAAVERSPRPGQPAGEPAEDAAGEPAVLAEVQSATVAEQVDHMLQESDNYLAEVLGRMASIAAGQPGSNDGATAAVRAQLAHAGIPAGTVKLVDVCGLAMGNQVSARQIAEVVRAMTTGTDARLRAALDGFPVAGLTGTLDQRFGDDSTARGAGLVRAKTGTLNSVLALSGFVVDADGRLLVFSFIGNGLTPGAAGNRVALDRAATALAACGCR
- a CDS encoding inorganic diphosphatase, translating into MKHDVTIEIPKGSRVKYEVDHETGRVRLDRVLFTSMQYPTHYGFFENTLGEDGDPLDALVLLQDFDLHPGVIVESRPIGVFNMTDDGGGDAKVLCVPVDARFDHIQEVSDVSDFLIKEIEHFFTRYKDLEPGKWVKAEGWGDRAAAEAELEASIKRYVPTGH